The proteins below are encoded in one region of Sphingobacterium sp. R2:
- a CDS encoding acetoacetate--CoA ligase yields MGKLLWSPTEEQKSQSEINKFKQYVEKEHGLFFPSYQELWAWSTTELASFWKSIATYFNIKFHSGFTTIVDSPADPTSFIGTKWLAGATLNYAEHVFRNTTEKRPALIFQSEQQVKREVSWTELESMVLKLQVYLKELGVQSGDRVAGVLINGIEAVALFLAANSIGAIWSCCSPDFGEASIQDRFEQIEPKVLFANSSYYYNGRLFEKAESIKQLSLRLPSLLACVLIDDNIWEEILKKDLVQAELQFTAMPFDAPIWILYSSGTTGKPKAITHGVGGMLLEHMKALGLHQNVQDGDRFMWYSTTGWMMWNYALSALLMGNTLCIYDGATNYPDKLSLWKFARESKVDHFGVGAAYLISCQDQDLKSLAYQPKTIGSTGSPLPPDVFEWLNVQFPESQIVSLSGGTDVCSAFLSGCTLLDVYAGEIQCRALGAKIEAFDEHGHHLYGEVGELVILAPMPCMPIYFWNDLANKKYFDSYFDKYSGVWSHGDWIKITAHDGIIMYGRSDATLNRGGVRIGTAEIYNVLNRTEGVLDSLVICVDHENGSSDMLLFVQLDNELLNDALKGEIKRELRQQYSPRHVPDDIFQVAAIPYTLSGKKLELPIKKIFSGMAVEKAVSVDIMRNRESLLDFEAISKIWRRS; encoded by the coding sequence ATGGGGAAATTACTCTGGAGCCCAACAGAAGAGCAAAAATCTCAATCTGAGATCAATAAGTTTAAACAATATGTCGAGAAGGAGCATGGCTTATTCTTTCCATCCTATCAGGAGCTTTGGGCATGGTCTACGACGGAACTGGCTAGTTTTTGGAAGAGTATAGCCACCTATTTTAATATAAAGTTTCATTCAGGCTTTACAACTATTGTTGATTCGCCAGCAGATCCTACAAGCTTTATCGGAACAAAATGGCTTGCTGGGGCTACCTTGAATTATGCTGAACACGTATTTCGAAACACAACGGAAAAGCGTCCGGCATTAATCTTTCAATCTGAACAGCAAGTTAAAAGAGAGGTGTCATGGACTGAGTTGGAATCCATGGTTCTTAAACTTCAGGTCTATTTGAAAGAACTAGGGGTACAAAGTGGAGATCGCGTTGCTGGTGTATTGATTAATGGCATTGAAGCTGTGGCGTTATTTTTAGCTGCTAATTCCATCGGTGCTATTTGGTCCTGTTGTTCGCCCGATTTTGGGGAGGCGAGTATTCAGGATCGTTTTGAGCAGATTGAACCCAAAGTGCTCTTCGCAAATTCCAGTTATTACTATAATGGACGTCTTTTTGAAAAAGCAGAGAGTATTAAACAGCTTTCTCTGCGGCTACCATCTTTACTGGCTTGTGTTTTGATTGATGACAATATTTGGGAAGAGATTCTGAAAAAGGATCTTGTTCAAGCTGAGCTCCAATTTACGGCAATGCCTTTTGACGCGCCAATATGGATTTTGTATTCTTCGGGAACAACCGGGAAGCCCAAAGCCATTACACATGGAGTTGGCGGTATGCTGCTAGAACATATGAAAGCACTTGGACTGCATCAAAATGTGCAAGACGGGGATCGATTCATGTGGTATTCCACTACTGGATGGATGATGTGGAATTATGCGCTTTCGGCCCTTTTAATGGGAAATACATTGTGTATATATGATGGGGCTACGAATTATCCCGATAAATTAAGTTTATGGAAGTTTGCAAGGGAAAGCAAGGTGGACCATTTTGGCGTTGGTGCTGCTTATCTCATCTCCTGTCAGGATCAAGATTTAAAATCCTTGGCTTATCAGCCTAAAACAATAGGGTCGACAGGTTCACCACTTCCACCAGATGTGTTTGAATGGCTAAATGTACAGTTTCCAGAGAGTCAAATTGTCTCGCTAAGTGGTGGTACAGACGTTTGCAGTGCCTTTCTTTCGGGCTGTACATTGCTTGATGTTTATGCAGGGGAGATTCAATGTCGCGCCCTAGGAGCTAAGATAGAAGCATTTGATGAGCATGGTCATCATCTTTATGGAGAGGTGGGAGAGCTTGTTATTTTAGCTCCCATGCCCTGTATGCCCATCTATTTTTGGAATGATTTGGCGAATAAAAAATACTTTGATAGTTATTTTGATAAATATAGCGGTGTTTGGAGTCATGGTGATTGGATTAAGATCACTGCACATGATGGCATAATTATGTACGGTCGTTCAGATGCGACACTGAACCGGGGTGGCGTACGTATCGGTACTGCAGAGATCTATAATGTTTTAAATAGAACCGAAGGGGTCTTGGATAGTTTGGTTATCTGTGTAGATCATGAAAATGGATCATCTGATATGTTGCTTTTTGTTCAATTGGACAATGAATTATTGAATGATGCGTTAAAAGGGGAGATTAAGCGGGAGCTTCGGCAGCAATATAGTCCGCGACATGTGCCTGACGATATTTTTCAGGTAGCGGCTATTCCTTACACGTTAAGCGGTAAAAAACTGGAGCTGCCTATTAAGAAGATTTTTTCGGGAATGGCTGTAGAAAAAGCGGTGTCAGTAGATATTATGCGGAACAGAGAATCTTTGTTAGACTTTGAAGCGATCAGTAAAATCTGGAGAAGATCTTAA
- a CDS encoding NUDIX domain-containing protein, with protein sequence MAQIYKIYMNESLLILADFVPSKTKNPQTVSFQEIDLQKLFKQSEIDKVPKTYLYINKDFETVFQNLKNKMKIIKAAGGLVKNGDGDYLFIYRLGKWDLPKGKVEDNEKMREAAVREVEEECGIKIDYLGKKITTSYHTYFLRNGEFVLKTTNWYEMGVNKAPKLIPQTAEDITKAEWRHADQFEEIRTNTYPIIENIIKKAK encoded by the coding sequence ATGGCGCAAATTTATAAAATTTATATGAACGAAAGCCTGCTAATTTTAGCAGATTTCGTCCCATCGAAAACTAAAAACCCACAAACAGTTAGTTTTCAAGAGATTGACCTCCAAAAACTTTTCAAACAATCTGAAATTGATAAGGTTCCAAAAACATATCTCTACATCAACAAAGATTTTGAAACTGTGTTTCAAAACTTAAAAAACAAAATGAAGATTATTAAGGCCGCCGGGGGGCTGGTGAAAAACGGTGATGGAGATTATTTATTCATCTACCGCCTCGGAAAATGGGATCTTCCTAAAGGCAAAGTGGAAGATAATGAGAAAATGCGTGAGGCCGCAGTGCGTGAAGTCGAAGAAGAATGTGGTATAAAAATTGACTATTTAGGGAAGAAAATTACGACCTCGTATCATACTTATTTTTTGCGTAACGGTGAATTCGTTCTAAAAACAACAAATTGGTACGAAATGGGTGTTAACAAAGCCCCTAAATTAATACCGCAAACAGCTGAAGATATCACAAAGGCAGAGTGGCGTCACGCAGACCAATTTGAAGAGATACGGACAAATACCTACCCAATTATCGAAAATATTATAAAAAAAGCAAAGTAA
- a CDS encoding VOC family protein, with protein sequence MKLNLNKIHHIAIICSNYERSKEFYTDVLGLEIIQEYYRKERDSYKLDLRLNDNYIIELFSFPSPHKRLSFPEATGLRHIAFEVNDLDLELNKLEKAGISHEGIRIDELTNRRFTFFFDPDQLPIELYEG encoded by the coding sequence ATGAAATTAAACCTCAATAAAATACATCATATTGCCATTATATGTAGCAATTATGAGCGTTCAAAAGAATTTTATACCGACGTACTTGGCCTGGAGATTATACAAGAATATTATCGTAAAGAACGTGATTCATATAAACTGGATCTCAGACTAAACGACAACTATATTATCGAACTTTTCTCTTTTCCCTCGCCACACAAAAGACTTAGTTTCCCGGAAGCTACAGGTTTAAGACATATTGCGTTTGAAGTAAATGATCTCGACTTGGAATTAAATAAGCTAGAGAAAGCAGGCATATCACACGAAGGAATCAGAATAGATGAGCTAACAAATAGACGCTTTACATTCTTTTTTGATCCTGATCAGCTCCCAATAGAATTATATGAGGGGTAA
- a CDS encoding 2Fe-2S iron-sulfur cluster-binding protein — MYALRISKIIPQPNNNITFQLESIAGDYPSYKAGQFITLSFVFGDREVRRSYSFNSSPDNNEPLSITVKRVENGEISRLLHHTIVEGDIVNAMAPQGLFVYEPEAEKVRTLFLFAAGIGITPLYAILKTALLAESKSKIVLIYSNSTLELTPFRSELEHWENRFPDRLTIVWIYSNSKYLMKARLNRDYIHAIVNDHLFGNKEDALFYTCGPVIYMDLCRFTLLGMGFDSNQIKRETFLLPENEEDDDDETEKEVDTTTYAIELSFQGKTYHLEVPYNKSILDIGLEHKIKLPYSCRSGMCSTCISQCTRGKVRMDYNEVLTDREVEQGRILLCTGHPVEMNTAIEVL, encoded by the coding sequence ATGTATGCATTAAGGATTTCAAAAATTATCCCCCAACCTAATAATAACATTACTTTTCAGCTTGAGTCTATAGCAGGAGACTATCCTTCCTATAAAGCTGGGCAGTTTATTACACTTTCTTTTGTGTTTGGTGATCGTGAGGTACGTCGTTCTTATTCTTTTAATAGTTCGCCTGATAATAATGAGCCCTTAAGTATCACTGTTAAGCGTGTCGAAAATGGAGAAATATCCCGACTGCTCCACCATACTATTGTGGAGGGGGATATCGTGAATGCAATGGCACCTCAAGGTTTATTTGTATATGAACCTGAAGCAGAAAAGGTTCGGACTTTATTTTTGTTTGCTGCAGGAATTGGCATTACACCCTTGTATGCTATTCTGAAAACAGCGCTCCTTGCTGAAAGTAAGTCCAAAATAGTTTTAATTTACAGTAATAGTACGCTGGAGTTAACACCGTTCCGATCGGAATTGGAGCACTGGGAAAATCGATTTCCTGATCGCTTAACTATTGTGTGGATTTACTCCAATAGTAAATACTTGATGAAAGCCAGGTTAAATAGAGACTATATACATGCTATCGTTAACGATCATTTGTTTGGAAATAAGGAAGATGCTTTGTTTTATACTTGCGGTCCTGTGATTTATATGGACTTATGTCGTTTTACACTTTTGGGGATGGGGTTTGATTCCAATCAGATAAAACGAGAGACATTTCTATTGCCCGAAAATGAAGAGGATGATGATGATGAGACCGAAAAGGAAGTCGATACAACAACCTATGCCATCGAACTATCTTTTCAAGGTAAAACTTATCATCTAGAGGTGCCTTACAATAAATCTATTTTAGATATAGGGCTGGAGCATAAAATTAAGTTGCCGTATTCTTGTAGATCCGGTATGTGTAGTACGTGTATTTCGCAATGTACAAGGGGAAAAGTAAGAATGGACTATAATGAGGTGTTAACAGACCGCGAAGTTGAACAAGGAAGAATACTGTTGTGCACGGGGCATCCGGTAGAAATGAATACAGCTATTGAAGTGCTATAA
- a CDS encoding 3-ketoacyl-ACP reductase, translating to MENITGKRALITGGARGLGKAIAFALAKEGVHIAITGRNESSLQVTTAELAELGTEVTYAVFDVSDYTAVQQETQRLTESFGKFDILINNAGVSSFSTVLDMDIAEWISIIHVNLLGTYFVTKAILPQLVEKNQGDIVMVSSTAGLNGAATTSAYSASKFGVIGFADSLMREVRKHNIRVCTLMPSTIASDMSKDLGLTDGNPEKVLQPEDFAELVVTNLKLPRRAMLKSASLWSTNP from the coding sequence ATGGAAAATATAACAGGAAAAAGAGCCTTAATTACAGGAGGAGCTCGAGGATTGGGAAAAGCTATTGCTTTTGCATTGGCCAAAGAAGGTGTTCATATCGCCATTACAGGAAGAAATGAATCTAGTTTACAGGTTACAACTGCTGAGTTGGCTGAGCTGGGTACTGAGGTTACTTATGCTGTTTTTGATGTGTCCGACTATACTGCCGTACAACAGGAAACTCAACGACTTACAGAAAGTTTTGGAAAGTTTGATATCTTGATTAACAACGCTGGTGTGTCATCTTTCTCCACTGTACTTGATATGGATATTGCTGAATGGATATCCATCATTCATGTCAATCTATTGGGCACATACTTTGTTACAAAAGCAATTCTTCCACAATTAGTTGAGAAAAATCAAGGTGATATTGTTATGGTCTCATCTACTGCTGGATTAAATGGAGCTGCAACCACCTCTGCCTATAGTGCTTCAAAATTTGGCGTGATCGGCTTTGCGGATTCGTTAATGCGCGAAGTAAGGAAACACAATATTCGCGTCTGTACGCTAATGCCAAGTACTATTGCTTCTGATATGTCCAAAGACCTTGGCCTAACAGATGGCAATCCAGAAAAAGTTTTACAGCCTGAAGATTTCGCAGAGTTGGTTGTAACCAACTTAAAGCTACCTAGACGAGCTATGCTGAAATCGGCTTCTTTATGGTCTACAAATCCGTAA
- a CDS encoding acyl-CoA carboxylase subunit beta, whose product MKELLALLRQKRENLKLGGGIDKIKKLKERGKMSAWERIEYLLDPDREYLEIGMFAGEGMYKEHGGCINAGCAAVLGYVKSKLCVIVSNDATVKAGAWFPISAKKNLRAQEIAMENNLPIIYLVDSAGVFLPMQDEIFPDKEHFGRIFRNNARMSSMGIPQIAAIMGSCVAGGAYLPIMSDYAFIVEGTGSVFLAGPYLVKSAIGETVDAETLGGASTHSEISGVTDNKFPDDQSCLEAIKNVIDKIGGNPKANFNRKQSLPPKTDPSKIVEILPEDRTKPYRMQDILNAIVDADTLEEYKPDYGKTIVCALARVDGWAVGIVANQREIIKAKKPGNAMEMQMGGVIYSDSADKAARFIMNCNQQNIPLVFFQDVTGFMVGSRSEQGGIIKDGAKMVNAMANSVVPKFTFIVGNSYGAGNYAMCGKAYDPRLIYAWPTAQMAVMSGAAAGKTLFQIQESALKAKGQEINEEEKNSLLKSIEDRYNEQLSPYYAAARLWVDGIIAPEETRKVISMGIEAANEKPILERYNVGVIQV is encoded by the coding sequence ATGAAGGAGCTACTCGCATTACTTCGCCAAAAAAGAGAAAATTTAAAACTAGGTGGTGGCATCGATAAAATAAAAAAACTGAAAGAAAGGGGTAAAATGTCAGCCTGGGAACGAATAGAATATCTACTGGACCCAGACCGAGAATATCTGGAAATAGGTATGTTTGCCGGCGAAGGAATGTATAAAGAACATGGTGGATGCATAAATGCAGGCTGTGCAGCGGTACTGGGCTATGTAAAATCCAAACTATGTGTCATCGTCTCTAACGATGCAACCGTAAAAGCAGGAGCCTGGTTCCCTATTTCTGCCAAGAAAAATCTACGCGCACAGGAAATTGCCATGGAAAACAATCTTCCAATTATTTATTTGGTAGATTCTGCAGGCGTGTTTTTACCCATGCAGGATGAAATATTTCCCGATAAAGAACACTTTGGCCGCATATTCCGTAACAATGCCCGAATGTCTTCCATGGGTATCCCTCAAATTGCAGCAATCATGGGAAGTTGCGTGGCAGGCGGTGCTTATCTCCCGATCATGTCCGACTACGCCTTTATCGTCGAAGGAACAGGCTCTGTATTTTTAGCAGGCCCATACCTGGTCAAATCTGCGATAGGTGAAACCGTAGACGCTGAAACACTCGGCGGAGCTTCTACCCATTCGGAGATATCCGGCGTGACAGACAATAAATTTCCCGACGACCAAAGTTGTTTAGAGGCTATAAAAAATGTTATCGATAAAATAGGTGGAAATCCAAAAGCTAATTTCAACAGAAAGCAAAGCCTTCCTCCAAAAACAGATCCGAGTAAAATAGTAGAGATTCTTCCCGAAGACAGGACAAAACCTTATCGCATGCAGGATATCTTGAATGCAATTGTAGACGCAGATACTTTAGAGGAATACAAACCCGATTATGGAAAAACCATTGTATGCGCCCTCGCACGTGTAGACGGTTGGGCTGTCGGCATTGTTGCCAATCAACGTGAAATTATCAAAGCCAAGAAACCCGGCAACGCAATGGAAATGCAGATGGGCGGGGTCATCTATAGTGATTCAGCAGATAAGGCAGCGCGCTTCATCATGAATTGCAACCAGCAGAACATTCCGCTTGTGTTTTTTCAGGACGTCACTGGATTTATGGTAGGAAGCCGATCAGAACAAGGGGGGATTATCAAAGACGGAGCAAAAATGGTAAATGCAATGGCCAATTCCGTAGTCCCAAAATTCACCTTTATTGTTGGAAATAGTTATGGCGCTGGAAACTATGCGATGTGTGGAAAAGCGTATGACCCACGACTAATCTACGCTTGGCCTACCGCCCAAATGGCTGTCATGAGCGGTGCCGCTGCGGGCAAGACACTGTTTCAAATCCAAGAATCAGCTTTAAAAGCCAAGGGTCAAGAAATCAATGAAGAAGAAAAAAACAGTCTCCTTAAATCCATCGAAGATCGGTACAACGAGCAACTGAGTCCGTATTACGCTGCTGCAAGATTATGGGTTGATGGAATTATAGCGCCTGAAGAAACACGAAAAGTCATCAGCATGGGAATTGAAGCTGCCAACGAAAAGCCTATTCTAGAACGGTATAATGTAGGTGTTATACAGGTCTGA
- a CDS encoding SRPBCC family protein: protein MTTIQNTTEINKNVSEVYAFLADLNNHEQLMPENIYNWSSTTDEARFTIQNMAKLALKVEGRSENQFIKLVPSEKAPFEVTLRWELQVVADTVTKATFIIDADLNMMMKMIASGPLQKLVDFQVNKLKEKLG from the coding sequence ATGACTACTATTCAGAACACAACAGAAATCAACAAAAATGTCAGCGAGGTGTATGCATTTTTGGCGGATCTCAACAATCATGAACAGTTGATGCCGGAGAATATTTATAATTGGTCTTCGACTACGGACGAAGCTCGATTTACAATACAGAACATGGCAAAATTGGCCCTTAAGGTAGAAGGGCGTAGTGAGAATCAATTCATTAAGTTGGTTCCTTCGGAGAAGGCGCCTTTTGAGGTTACTCTTCGTTGGGAATTGCAAGTTGTTGCTGATACGGTTACAAAAGCAACCTTTATTATAGATGCTGATCTTAACATGATGATGAAGATGATCGCTTCTGGACCACTCCAAAAATTAGTTGATTTTCAGGTCAACAAATTAAAAGAAAAGTTAGGATAG
- a CDS encoding superoxide dismutase: MQTRRNFLQNAAKATLGIAVSGSILHDIASAKATELNAATLKFSQVKLPFNYAALEPNIDALTMEIHYTKHHIAYINAINEAILAENIKEASEEQLLANISKYSPKARNNAGGAWNHNFFWESLSDKSSQPSEKLLTMINKTFGSLDKFKEQFAAAATSRFGSGWAWLILDDSGNLKITSTPNQDNPLMDVAEVKGIPVLGLDVWEHAYYLHYQNKRADYIKNWWNVVNWKKVNERLA; encoded by the coding sequence ATGCAAACACGCAGAAACTTCCTTCAAAATGCAGCAAAGGCGACACTTGGCATTGCTGTATCTGGATCAATATTACACGATATTGCCTCCGCGAAAGCAACCGAATTAAATGCCGCTACATTAAAGTTTTCCCAAGTCAAATTACCGTTCAATTATGCCGCTTTGGAGCCCAATATTGATGCTTTGACGATGGAAATCCATTATACAAAGCATCATATAGCGTATATCAATGCTATTAACGAAGCCATTCTTGCTGAAAATATCAAAGAAGCCTCAGAGGAGCAACTTCTAGCAAACATATCTAAATACTCTCCAAAAGCAAGAAATAATGCTGGCGGAGCTTGGAACCATAACTTTTTTTGGGAAAGTCTGTCCGATAAGTCGAGTCAGCCCTCCGAAAAATTATTGACCATGATCAATAAGACATTTGGTTCTTTAGATAAATTCAAAGAACAATTTGCCGCAGCAGCAACCTCACGATTCGGTTCGGGATGGGCCTGGTTGATTTTGGATGACTCAGGTAATTTAAAAATTACTTCTACTCCAAATCAAGACAACCCTTTAATGGATGTTGCAGAGGTAAAAGGTATCCCCGTTTTGGGTCTCGATGTGTGGGAGCATGCTTATTACCTGCACTATCAAAACAAAAGAGCTGATTATATTAAAAATTGGTGGAATGTTGTGAATTGGAAAAAAGTCAATGAAAGGCTAGCATAA
- a CDS encoding acyl-CoA dehydrogenase family protein translates to MFIENKQQMDMIRQSARDFAQYHIKPYVMEWDEAQIFPIEVFKKLGEHGFMGVIVPEEYGGSGLGYQEYITVLDEISKVCGSIGLSVAAHNSLCTNHILSFASEEQKKRYLPKLATAEWIGAWGLTETGSGSDAGGMTTFAERDGDHYVLNGSKNFITHAISSSVAVVIARTGAKGDKKGMSAFIVEKGTPGFTAGKKENKLGMRASETACLFFDNCRIHRDQLIGEEGQGFVQALKLLDGGRISIAALSLGIARGAYECALKYAHEREQFGKKIYEFQAVSFALADMATQVEASELLTRQAGYLKDHGDRVSKIGAMAKLYASEAAVSVSNESVQIFGGYGFTKDYPAEKFFRDAKLCTIGEGTSSIQKMVIAREIEKDIL, encoded by the coding sequence ATGTTTATTGAAAATAAACAACAAATGGATATGATTAGACAAAGTGCACGAGATTTTGCACAGTATCATATCAAACCTTATGTGATGGAATGGGACGAAGCCCAAATATTTCCAATAGAAGTTTTTAAAAAGTTAGGCGAACACGGTTTCATGGGTGTGATCGTTCCTGAAGAATATGGTGGATCGGGACTCGGATACCAGGAGTATATTACCGTTTTGGATGAGATTTCCAAGGTGTGTGGCTCAATTGGACTTTCCGTAGCGGCGCATAATTCGTTATGTACAAATCATATATTAAGCTTTGCCAGTGAAGAACAGAAGAAACGTTATCTTCCAAAGTTGGCGACAGCTGAATGGATCGGTGCCTGGGGACTTACAGAGACAGGTTCTGGTTCGGACGCTGGTGGAATGACGACATTTGCTGAGCGAGATGGTGATCACTACGTGTTAAATGGTTCTAAAAATTTTATTACGCATGCCATCAGTTCTAGTGTTGCTGTCGTTATTGCGCGGACGGGGGCTAAGGGAGATAAAAAAGGGATGTCAGCTTTTATTGTTGAGAAAGGTACACCTGGATTTACCGCAGGAAAGAAAGAAAATAAATTGGGGATGCGTGCCTCAGAAACTGCCTGTCTGTTTTTTGATAATTGTCGGATTCATCGGGATCAACTCATCGGTGAAGAAGGGCAGGGCTTTGTGCAGGCATTAAAACTATTGGATGGCGGACGTATTTCTATTGCGGCACTTTCTTTGGGTATTGCACGCGGAGCTTACGAGTGCGCGTTGAAATATGCGCACGAGCGTGAGCAGTTTGGAAAAAAGATTTACGAATTTCAGGCGGTTTCTTTTGCGCTTGCAGATATGGCTACACAGGTGGAAGCCAGTGAACTGTTGACGAGGCAGGCGGGCTATTTAAAGGATCATGGAGATCGTGTTTCTAAAATTGGTGCGATGGCTAAACTTTATGCGTCGGAGGCTGCCGTTAGCGTCTCGAATGAATCTGTACAAATCTTTGGCGGTTATGGATTTACAAAGGACTATCCTGCCGAGAAGTTTTTTAGAGATGCCAAGTTATGTACAATAGGTGAAGGGACTTCAAGCATTCAGAAAATGGTGATCGCTAGAGAGATTGAGAAAGATATTTTATAG
- a CDS encoding NADH:flavin oxidoreductase/NADH oxidase: protein MSQLFSPINIGNILLKNRLVVSPMCQYSATDGFANNWHLVHLGQFAVGGAAAIIQEATAITAEGRISAGDLGIWDDCHIEKLKEITTFIKENGSVPGIQLAHAGRKASNNKPWIDRKQLSPSDPQGWQTVAPSPIAFHAGDHAPQELSIAAIEILIEQFGAATRRAIQAGYEIIELHAAHGYLIHQFLSPLSNLRRDIYGGTFENRIRFLVEIVKKVKQEITTQNLWIRISATDWAENGWDLQQSISLSKLLYTLGVDLIDVSSGGLVSHQKIDIKPAYQLPFATAIKNDTENKVGTVGLIKTAVEASEIITNKQADLILIARGFLDDPHLPLHFAKELAADIAWPKQYERAK from the coding sequence ATGAGTCAATTATTTTCACCAATAAATATCGGAAATATACTATTAAAAAATCGCTTGGTTGTTTCTCCGATGTGTCAGTATTCAGCAACAGATGGCTTTGCCAATAATTGGCATCTAGTACATTTGGGGCAGTTTGCAGTCGGTGGTGCCGCCGCAATAATCCAAGAAGCAACAGCTATTACTGCTGAAGGTCGAATCAGTGCGGGAGACCTTGGAATATGGGACGATTGCCACATCGAAAAATTAAAAGAAATAACTACGTTCATCAAAGAAAATGGCTCTGTTCCGGGCATACAGCTAGCGCACGCTGGCCGAAAAGCCAGCAATAATAAACCTTGGATAGACCGAAAACAACTTTCACCAAGCGATCCTCAGGGCTGGCAAACAGTGGCGCCATCGCCCATCGCCTTCCATGCGGGAGACCACGCACCACAAGAGCTCAGTATTGCCGCAATTGAAATATTGATTGAACAATTCGGCGCAGCAACGAGAAGAGCGATTCAAGCCGGTTATGAAATTATTGAACTCCACGCTGCACATGGATACCTGATCCATCAGTTTCTTTCCCCATTGAGCAACTTGCGTAGGGATATTTATGGTGGTACATTCGAAAATAGAATCCGTTTTCTTGTTGAAATCGTAAAAAAAGTAAAACAGGAAATAACAACTCAAAATTTATGGATCCGTATTTCTGCGACAGATTGGGCCGAGAATGGGTGGGATTTACAACAGTCTATTTCTTTATCAAAACTATTGTATACATTGGGCGTAGATCTCATTGATGTTTCTAGCGGAGGTTTAGTATCGCATCAAAAAATAGATATTAAACCTGCATACCAGCTCCCTTTCGCCACTGCGATTAAAAATGATACGGAGAATAAGGTGGGCACTGTAGGCTTGATCAAAACAGCTGTTGAGGCCTCCGAGATCATTACAAACAAACAAGCTGATTTAATTTTAATCGCTCGGGGATTTCTTGACGACCCTCACCTTCCCTTACATTTTGCGAAAGAATTAGCGGCTGACATTGCATGGCCTAAACAATATGAAAGAGCAAAATAA
- the pyrE gene encoding orotate phosphoribosyltransferase has product MNNLNEVEQKVAESLLQIKAIKLQPKSPFTWASGWKSPIYCDNRITLSHPAIRTYIRQKLSKLIQEEFGSVDMISGVATAGIPQGVLVAQDLGLPFSYVRSSAKDHGRQNLIEGEVVSGQRVVVIEDLISTGKSSLVAVKALREAGCNVVGLVSIFTYGLQQATDNFADAKCPYFSLCNYDALIQVAAENSYVLEEDIEILKKWRLNPSTWGDSFQ; this is encoded by the coding sequence ATGAATAATTTAAATGAGGTTGAACAAAAAGTTGCTGAATCCTTATTGCAAATTAAAGCAATAAAATTGCAACCTAAAAGTCCTTTTACATGGGCGTCGGGTTGGAAGTCTCCAATTTACTGTGATAACCGTATCACTTTATCTCATCCTGCGATTCGTACATACATTCGTCAAAAGCTTTCTAAGCTTATTCAAGAAGAGTTTGGATCAGTGGATATGATTTCTGGAGTTGCTACGGCAGGTATTCCACAAGGAGTTTTGGTAGCACAGGATTTGGGATTGCCATTTTCTTATGTTAGAAGCTCAGCTAAGGATCATGGTCGTCAAAATTTAATCGAAGGTGAGGTAGTTAGCGGTCAACGTGTTGTTGTAATTGAGGATCTAATTTCGACAGGTAAAAGTAGTTTAGTGGCTGTAAAGGCGTTACGTGAAGCTGGCTGCAATGTCGTTGGGTTAGTGTCTATTTTTACTTATGGATTGCAACAAGCTACTGATAATTTTGCCGATGCGAAATGTCCTTATTTCAGTCTATGTAATTATGATGCTTTGATTCAGGTCGCTGCTGAAAATAGTTATGTATTGGAAGAGGATATTGAGATCTTGAAAAAGTGGCGATTGAACCCGTCTACTTGGGGAGACAGTTTTCAATAA